The Microbacterium sp. zg-Y1090 sequence GCAGGGCGTGCTGACGACTCTGACGGTGGGCGGGCAGATGGTCCAGCACCCCGGCGTCCCTGCACCAGACCATGCGCGCACCCCTCGCGCGCAGTTGCGACGTGAAGAGACTGTCCTCCCCGCCACTGCGACCGAAGCGCTCATCGAACCGCACCCGAGACTGCCTGACGAAGCTCATGTCGAGCAGCAGGTTGTTCGACGCCGCCGCGCTGATGGCGTCGCCGGTCTGCAGGTGAGTGCGATGTGCACGCGCGAAGAACCCGCCCGCGACGACCCAAGGGTCCAGCACGCCGTCGACCACAGTGCGCACGGGTCCTGCGACCACATCGGCATCGTGGTCACGTCGCGTGCGCAGCAGAGCGGCGAGCCACCCCGGGTCGGCCGGCGTCTCGTCGTCATCGATGAACACGACGACGTCGCAGTCGCGTGCCTCGTCGAGCGCCCTGTTGCGCACGGCTGCGACGCCGGGCGTGGCCTCGCGCAGGTATCGCAGCGGCAACTCGGTGCGCACGATGACATCGGCGGCACTGCCCGCCGGGTCGTTGTCGACCACGACGACCGACACCTCGCGGCACAGCGCTTCGTCGATCGCGGTCGCCGTCACAGCAGGCAAGGACGCCAGCAGCCGCGCCAGATCTTCGGGACGCCGGTAGGTCGGAATGCAGATGGCCACCGAGCCGGCGGGCCTAGGGACTTCGTGAGAGGACGTCATCTTCCTGTCGCCACCCGGATCTTCATCAGCACCCATCTCGGGTGAAGGGCCGTCGCTGCGGTGATGTTCACCACGAACGAGGCGAGGCGCCGGTCGAGCCACGCGAGCCCGGCCAGGCGGTAGTGCAGAGCTCCTCGGTCCTTGCGATACCAGCGCCAGCGCGTGCGCCGGTCGGGTGCGTTGTTCTCGCTCCAGGTGGCGAAGTCATCGACGTCAGCCCGGGCGAGCTGCTGACGGTTGCGGTAGACGATGTAGCGCGTCATCATCCGCTGCTCGGATATGTGGGCGAACGAACTGGATGAATTGTGGATGCGGTAGAGCACGTGCGGTTCGGTGATCGTGCGCACCTCCCAGCCGGCGTCGTAGACGAGCCGGTTGATGATCTCGAGGTCCTGGGCGTAATCGAACGTCGGGTCGTAGAGCCCGGCCGCCACGACGGCATCGCGCCGATAGGTGATCGCGGGGTGCGGCACCAGAATCTCGCGCCCCGCCGCACGCATCCGAGCGAATTCCTCCCGATTCTTGGGCCCGGCCGAGACGCGGCCGGCGATGCGGCCGCTCATGCCGAGGTATCGCCCTTCGCTGGACACCGCACCCAGCGCGGCATCCTCACGCAGTTCGTGCACTTGCGCGGCGAACCTTCCCGGCAGGACGAGGTCGTCATGCTCTGCGACTGCGATGTACTCGGGGCACCCGGGGTGGGTGATGCCGGCGTTCAGCGCACGGGAGACCCCCTGCGGTTCGTCGTGCCGCAACACCGTGATGCGCGTGTCGCGCTCGGCGGCCTGCTGCACGAGCCGCTCGCTTCCGTCGGTCGACCCGTCGTCGACGACCACCACCTCGCCGTCGTCCGGCAGGTCCGCCAGCACGCTGCGCAGCGCTTCCGCGAAGAACGCGGCGGCGTTGTGGACCGGCATGACGACGCGCAGCGAAACGCCGCCCAGACCGCTCTCATCAGGCATGTGTCCCCCTCACACGAAGCCCTTGCGCAGCGACGATTCCCCTTCGTCGCTGCATCCCCTGCAGGCCAGTATGCCCCGTCGCGGCAAGATCTGCCCCTAGTATGCGTGTGGGGGATGCGGCATCACGGGGAGATGCCGCACGATTTCACCACGACGGGGGTACGTGTGGATTTCGCGACGGCTGTGGGGGCCGAAAGCATGGCGCCGCGGCGCCGAGTGCTGATGAGCGCGTACGCGTGCGGGCCGGATGCCGGCCCTGAGGCGAGCGCCGGCTGGGAGTTCGCGCGCGCCGCCGCGCGCACCTGCGACGTGTGGGTCATCACCCGGCCGCGCTTCGAAGCGGGCGTCACCGAGGCGCTGCGAGCCGAACCCGATCTGGCCGAGCACCTGCACATGGTCTATTACGACCCGTCGGCGCGGGTGGTGCGGATGAAGCGGCGCGCGTGGGATCTGTACTGGTTCTACCCGCTGTGGCAGCGAGGGCTCGGCCGGGTGGCGCAGGCTCTGCATGCCGAGGTCGGCTTCGACGTGGCGCATCACGTGACATTCGCGAACGACTGGATGCCGGCGGGCGTGCGCGCGCTGCGGGATGTGCCGTTCGTGTGGGGTCCCGTCGGCGGATCGAGTTCACTGCCGATCGCACGACTCGCTCGCTGGCTGGGAGTGCGTGGCGTGGTCACCGAGCTTGTCCGCACCGCCGTGACCCGGCCGCTGCGCGCCGTGGGAGGCGATCCGACCGGGCGTCGGGCTGCCCTCGTGGTGGCGCAGAACCCGCAGGTCGCCGAGCATTTCGCGCGCCTGGGGGCGACGACCGTGGTCGAGCCCAATGCCACTCTCGACGACCTGCCGCCCCGGGCCGCACAGCTCGAGCAACGCACCGCCGTGTTCGCCGGCCGCCTGTTGGCGTGGAAGGGCGCTGCCCTGGCGATCGATGCCCTCGCGCATCCGCTGCTGGCCGGGTGGCGGCTGCATGTCTACGGCTCGGGCTACGACCTCGGCAGGCTGCGGCGCCGCGCGCGCCGACAGGGCGTGGCCGATCGGGTCGAGTTCCGCGGCCACGCGCCGCGCGCTGACCTGCTCGCGGCGATCGCCCGCGCCGAGGTGTTCCTGTTCCCCTCGATGCACGACCAGGCCGGCTGGGTGGTGGCGGAGGCGACCTCGATGGGGTGTCCGGTGGTGTGCCTGCCGCTGGGTGGGCCCCCGGTGCTCGCCCAGCCCAACGCCCACGTCGCCGCGTTGTCGGGGGACATCGTGCGCAACGTCGCCGTGCAGGTGCGGCAGGCGGCGGCGCAGGGCGGTGTGGCAACCGACCGGTGGTCGATCGACCGGCTGCCCGGAGTGGTGGCGGGCTGGTACGCGGCTGTCGCTGAGCGGGCCGCGGCATCCGCCCCGGCCGCTGCCCCCGGCGAGCGCCCGCCGCTGGTGGTGCTCGAGTCCTTCAGCATCCCGAAGCCCACGACCAACCCGTACATCACGCAGCTGTACCGGTCGCT is a genomic window containing:
- a CDS encoding glycosyltransferase; protein product: MSAYACGPDAGPEASAGWEFARAAARTCDVWVITRPRFEAGVTEALRAEPDLAEHLHMVYYDPSARVVRMKRRAWDLYWFYPLWQRGLGRVAQALHAEVGFDVAHHVTFANDWMPAGVRALRDVPFVWGPVGGSSSLPIARLARWLGVRGVVTELVRTAVTRPLRAVGGDPTGRRAALVVAQNPQVAEHFARLGATTVVEPNATLDDLPPRAAQLEQRTAVFAGRLLAWKGAALAIDALAHPLLAGWRLHVYGSGYDLGRLRRRARRQGVADRVEFRGHAPRADLLAAIARAEVFLFPSMHDQAGWVVAEATSMGCPVVCLPLGGPPVLAQPNAHVAALSGDIVRNVAVQVRQAAAQGGVATDRWSIDRLPGVVAGWYAAVAERAAASAPAAAPGERPPLVVLESFSIPKPTTNPYITQLYRSLSQRVDVEVIPFDYRSALWGRYDVAHLHWPELMMGGHRWIGRAARRTLTAAVIVRWRLTRTPVVRTMHNLERPTNIDRIDNWLLDRIDALTALDIRLNERTPQRSAVPGTVIPHGHYRDWFGPLRAGAETEPVSGRIVYAGLVRRYKGVEDLVAAFTGWDDPSVSLHIAGKPSTADLAEGLRASAQGDARVSFDLRFLEEPELVQTITSAELVVLPYRHMHNSGTALAALSLGRPVLVPDNDVNRDLAREVGPGWVHLFSGALTTDVLAQTLRAAQQQRGRPDLSAREWPESARAHVEAFHRAHRAHRGERQELAVG
- a CDS encoding glycosyltransferase family 2 protein, coding for MTSSHEVPRPAGSVAICIPTYRRPEDLARLLASLPAVTATAIDEALCREVSVVVVDNDPAGSAADVIVRTELPLRYLREATPGVAAVRNRALDEARDCDVVVFIDDDETPADPGWLAALLRTRRDHDADVVAGPVRTVVDGVLDPWVVAGGFFARAHRTHLQTGDAISAAASNNLLLDMSFVRQSRVRFDERFGRSGGEDSLFTSQLRARGARMVWCRDAGVLDHLPAHRQSRQHALHRTRGMAAAGVRVSLALAEDSRGRRVGVRARALAAALARMGSGTIRIAAATVSRSQGADAVGRRDLARGLGGIDGLAGRDHAYYGARAATAARQRQEEMT
- a CDS encoding glycosyltransferase family 2 protein, producing the protein MPDESGLGGVSLRVVMPVHNAAAFFAEALRSVLADLPDDGEVVVVDDGSTDGSERLVQQAAERDTRITVLRHDEPQGVSRALNAGITHPGCPEYIAVAEHDDLVLPGRFAAQVHELREDAALGAVSSEGRYLGMSGRIAGRVSAGPKNREEFARMRAAGREILVPHPAITYRRDAVVAAGLYDPTFDYAQDLEIINRLVYDAGWEVRTITEPHVLYRIHNSSSSFAHISEQRMMTRYIVYRNRQQLARADVDDFATWSENNAPDRRTRWRWYRKDRGALHYRLAGLAWLDRRLASFVVNITAATALHPRWVLMKIRVATGR